In Macadamia integrifolia cultivar HAES 741 chromosome 13, SCU_Mint_v3, whole genome shotgun sequence, one DNA window encodes the following:
- the LOC122058823 gene encoding 5' exonuclease Apollo, producing MEKGLISVDRWSKHSQAYFLTHLHSDHTKGLSSKWSKGPIFCSPVTAKLFPFKFPGFRLSLLTVMEIGIPYSISLVSPSTGLETSVRVTAIDAHHCPGAVMFLFCGDFGCTLYTGDFRWEANSERALLGKNTLLNALKGDKLDFLYLDNTYCHPLYSFPPREAVAQQVIDVIASHPEHDIIIGINTLGKEELLVNISRALKIKIWVWPERLQTMHLLGFHDIFTTNTSLTRVRAVPCYSFSNDTLEGLNTIRPTIGIMPSGLPWVRPIKENEDNLASLPFCYDTGEKVTADVGAHANGSQLNEKPCNLRTVHHYIYSLPYSDHSCYCEIQDFIQLVQPTNMKGIVSSLFCQTDPMYHFGHLCVTSQLHERPFKKFKRGEVDGSDKATQNKPKLGLEKHSEAKAMRKRTVKVGFIHLNLRRVSLLRRARRGAKVADNDISTDSSGCMLKPCKLVEESVMRYANTVHASWIVND from the exons ATGGAGAAGGGGTTGATTAGTGTTGATCGATGGAGCAAGCATAGCCAGGCTTACTTCCTCACTCATCTCCATTCCGATCACACCAAGGGCTTGTCTTCCAAGTGGAGCAAGGGCCCAATCTTCTGCTCCCCCGTTACGGCGAAGCTCTTCCCGTTTAAATTCCCTGGTTTCCGCCTTTCTCTTCTTACGGTTATGGAGATCGGAATTCCATATTCAATTTCTTTAGTTTCTCCCTCCACCGGATTGGAGACTTCGGTTCGTGTTACCGCCATTGATGCTCACCATTGCCCTG GTGCTGTCATGTTCTTGTTTTGTGGTGACTTTGGCTGCACCCTCTACACTGGTGATTTTCGTTGGGAAGCAAACAGTGAGAGGGCACTTTTAGGGAAGAACACGCTCCTCAATGCACTTAAGGGTGATAAATTGGATTTCCTTTATTTAGATAATACTTACTGTCATCCATTGTATTCCTTCCCTCCTCGAGAAGCTGTTGCTCAGCAG GTTATTGATGTTATTGCTTCCCATCCTGAACATGATATCATCATTGGCATTAACACGTTGGGGAAAGAAGAACTTCTTGTTAACATTTCGAGAGcactaaaaataaag ATTTGGGTGTGGCCAGAACGCTTGCAAACAATGCATCTTCTTGGATTCCATGATATCTTCACGACCAATACTTCTCTTACTAGAGTAAGAGCTGTTCCCTGTTACAGTTTTAGCAATGACACCCTTGAGGGATTAAATACAATTCGCCCAACAATTGGAATCATGCCTTCTGGTCTTCCATGGGTGAGACCCATTAAAGAGAATGAAGATAATCttgcttctcttccattttgctACGATACTGGAGAAAAAGTGACTGCAGATGTTGGAGCTCATGCAAATGGAAGTCAGCTGAATGAAAAGCCATGCAATCTCCGAACGGTTCATCATTATATCTACTCACTACCATACTCTGATCACTCATGCTACTGTGAAATACAGGACTTTATTCAACTTGTTCAGCCTACCAACATGAAGGGCATagtttcttccttgttttgccAGACTGACCCTATGTACCATTTTGGCCACCTTTGTGTTACAAGTCAACTACATGAGCGGCCATTCAAGAAATTCAAAAGAGGGGAGGTAGACGGCAGTGACAAAGCTACCCAGAATAAGCCTAAACTTGGATTGGAGAAGCACAGTGAAGCAAAAGCTATGAGAAAAAGGACAGTTAAAGTTGGTTTCATACACTTAAATCTTCGCAGGGTAAGTCTTCTCAGACGAGCAAGACGTGGTGCAAAGGTTGCAGACAATGACATATCTACTGATTCATCAG GTTGTATGCTAAAACCATGTAAATTggttgaagaaagtgtaatgaGGTATGCAAATACAGTGCATGCCAGCTGGATTGTAAATGATTGA
- the LOC122059369 gene encoding probable pectate lyase 5: MLCILLIICLLSFLSSLTNATLNLTLLPHEHPNPEAVVQEVQWSLMEYSLSTRKLMDFQETDQTLVKCLTGNPVDDCWRCNPNWASNRQNLADCGIGFGRDALGGKGGPAYIVTDSSDAVNKPGTLRYGVSLNQPLWIIFSGDMTIRLKEKLMMTSFKTIDGRGANVHIVGAGCLILDQVSNVIIHNVHIHDCLPSKSDGDGITITGSRRIWVDHCTLSRCTDGLIDITLGSTGITVSNNYFSHHDKVMLLGHSDDYVADSGMQVTVALNHFGDGLGQRMPRCRHGYFHIVNNDYKQWGIYAVGGSAKPTINSQGNRYMAPENTNAKEVTRRLDTQENEWVKWDWRTEGDMLVNGAFFVPSGDGAGVKYALASSTEPRSAMMIDQLTMNAGVMGVVKDSNGGTLPNTICGGPGSVTDPGTAMGNGAGAGMGIGSGTGIGVGTGPDTSGNWGPFVGGGLVYGSSAPSPPSIFLSYRLLILCVFYFYIP; encoded by the exons ATGCTATGCATTCTCTTGATCATTTGTCTCTTaagctttctttcttctcttaccAATGCAACTCTCAACCttactcttcttcctcatgaaCACCCAAACCCCGAAGCAGTCGTTCAAGAGGTGCAATGGAGCCTTATGGAGTACTCCCTCTCAACAAGGAAACTTATGGATTTCCAAGAGACCGATCAGACTCTGGTTAAGTGCCTGACTGGAAACCCGGTCGACGACTGCTGGCGGTGCAACCCTAATTGGGCATCCAATAGGCAGAATTTGGCTGATTGTGGCATTGGTTTTGGCCGGGATGCGCTCGGAGGCAAGGGCGGTCCGGCCTATATTGTCACTGACTCCTCCGACGCCGTGAATAAGCCGGGCACATTACGTTATGGCGTCTCCTTAAACCAGCCCTTATGGATCATCTTCTCCGGGGACATGACTATAAGGCTGAAAGAGAAGCTGATGATGACTAGCTTCAAGACCATCGACGGCCGTGGCGCCAACGTCCACATTGTTGGCGCCGGTTGTCTAATTCTAGATCAGGTTAGCAATGTGATCATCCACAATGTCCATATCCATGACTGCCTCCCTTCCAAATCAGACGGCGATGGTATCACCATCACGGGTTCAAGAAGGATTTGGGTCGACCATTGTACTCTCTCCCGTTGCACCGATGGCCTCATCGATATTACACTAGGCTCCACCGGCATCACTGTATCAAACAACTATTTCTCCCACCACGACAAG GTGATGCTTTTAGGACACAGTGACGATTACGTCGCCGACTCAGGCATGCAAGTGACGGTGGCACTGAACCATTTTGGTGATGGCCTAGGGCAAAGGATGCCAAGGTGCAGGCATGGTTACTTCCACATTGTTAATAACGATTACAAGCAATGGGGGATATATGCAGTCGGCGGGAGCGCGAAACCGACGATAAACAGTCAGGGTAATCGATACATGGCGCCGGAGAACACGAATGCAAAAGAGGTGACGAGGAGATTGGACACCCAAGAGAATGAGTGGGTGAAGTGGGATTGGAGAACTGAGGGAGACATGTTGGTTAATGGAGCATTCTTTGTGCCTTCAGGGGATGGAGCTGGGGTTAAGTATGCATTAGCATCAAGTACTGAGCCCAGATCAGCTATGATGATTGACCAGTTAACCATGAATGCCGGTGTAATGGGTGTGGTCAAGGACAGTAATGGTGGGACTCTTCCAAATACCATTTGTGGTGGGCCTGGGTCTGTGACTGATCCGGGTACGGCAATGGGAAATGGTGCAGGGGCTGGGATGGGTATAGGGTCGGGTACTGGTATTGGAGTGGGCACAGGTCCGGATACGAGTGGAAATTGGGGACCATTTGTCGGCGGAGGATTGGTTTATGGGAGCAGTGCCCCATCACCACCCTCCATTTTCTTATCGTATCGACTTCTTATAttatgtgttttttatttttatattccaTAA